Proteins encoded within one genomic window of Longimicrobiales bacterium:
- a CDS encoding AraC family ligand binding domain-containing protein, translated as MIVLPPEGPAPRPDRPATALLHDEPNVRIVGFHLLPGQEVLPHTSESSVLVQVIEGSGTFIGETGTAQLQTGGTAVYAPGEVHSMKADDGDRLRFLAIITPRPG; from the coding sequence ATGATCGTCCTGCCACCGGAGGGACCGGCGCCGCGTCCCGATCGGCCTGCCACGGCCCTGCTGCACGACGAGCCCAACGTCAGGATCGTCGGCTTTCACCTCCTCCCGGGGCAGGAGGTCCTGCCGCACACCAGCGAGTCCAGCGTGCTCGTGCAGGTGATCGAGGGCAGCGGCACGTTCATCGGCGAGACCGGCACGGCCCAACTCCAGACCGGCGGCACCGCCGTTTATGCGCCCGGTGAGGTCCACTCGATGAAAGCCGACGACGGCGACCGCCTCCGCTTCCTGGCCATCATTACCCCCCGGCCCGGTTGA
- a CDS encoding DUF542 domain-containing protein yields the protein MKDTEIAGVITADRTVNEVVRMHPVTVAVFNRFGIDSCCGGASSIQDAAVRDGADPDELLAALNQALTDVA from the coding sequence ATGAAGGATACGGAAATCGCAGGCGTGATCACGGCAGATCGGACCGTGAACGAGGTCGTCCGCATGCATCCCGTCACCGTGGCGGTCTTCAACCGCTTCGGCATCGACTCGTGCTGTGGGGGAGCCAGCTCGATCCAGGACGCCGCCGTGCGCGACGGTGCCGACCCCGACGAGCTGCTGGCAGCACTGAACCAGGCGCTGACGGACGTCGCATGA